CATCGGCCGCCGGCTCAACGAGCCGATCCGCATCGCGTTGGCCGGAACCCTCAAGGCGGGCAAGTCGACGCTGGTGAACGCCCTGGTCGGCGAGGAGATCGCACCGACCGACGCGACCGAGGCGACCCGCATCGTCACCTGGTTCCGGCACGGGCCGGTGCCCAAGGTCACCGCCAACCACCGCGACGGGCGCCGTTCGAATGTGCCGATCGGCCGCAACGGCGGCCTGACGTTCGACTTCGCCGATCTGGACGCCGACGACATCGTCGACCTGGAGGTCGAATGGCCGGCGCCTGAGCTCGTCAACGCCACCATCATCGACACCCCGGGCACGTCGTCGCTGTCGCGCGACGTCTCCGAACGCACCCTGCGGCTGCTGGTTCCCGGCGACGGGGTGCCGCGGGTGGACGCGGTGGTGTTCCTGCTGCGGACCCTCAACGCCGCCGACATCGCGCTGCTCAAGCAGATCGGTGAACTGGTCGGCGGATCGGCCGGGGCGCTCGGGGTGATCGGCGTGGCGTCGCGGGCCGACGAGATCGGCGCGGGCCGCATCGACGCGATGCTGTCCGCCAAGGACGTGGCGACCCGGTTCACCCGCGAGCTCGAGCAGACCGGGATCTGCCAGGCGGTGGTGCCGGTGTCGGGGCTGCTCGCGCTGACCGCGCGCACGCTGCGCCAGTCCGAGTTCGTGGCGCTGGAGAAACTGGCCGGCGTCGACCCGGTCGAACTGCACAAGGCGATGCTGTCGGCCGACCGGTTCGTCCGCGAGGACAGCACCCTGCCGGTGGACGCGCCGACCCGGGCGGCGCTGCTGAACCGGTTCGGCATGTTCGGCATCCGGATCGCGATCGCGGTGCTGCGCGCCGGGGTGAACGATTCGGTGGCGCTGGCCGACGAGCTGCTCGAGCGCAGCGGGCTGGTGGCCCTGCGCGATGTGATCGACCAGCAGTTCGCGCAGCGCTCCGATCTGCTCAAGGCGCACACCGCGCTGGTGTCGCTGCGCCGGTTCGTGCAGAACTACCCGATCTACGCCACCCCGCGGATCATCGCCGACATCGACCCGCTGCTGGCCGACACCCACGCCTTCGAGGAGCTGCGGCTGCTCAGCCAGTTGCGTTCGCGGCCGACGACATTGAACGAAGACGAGATGGCCTCACTGCGCCGCATCATCGGCGGTTCGGGCACCGACGCGGCCAGCCGGCTCGGTCTGGGACCGGAGGCGCCCTACGACGGGCCGCGGGCGGCGTTCGCCGCCGCCCAGCGCTGGCGCCGGCGCGCCGAACACCCGCTCAACGATCCGTTCACCACCCGGGCCTGCCGGGCCGCGGCCCGCAGCGCCGAGGCGCTGGTCGCCGAGTTCGCCGCGCGCAACCGCACCTTCTAGCGCGGCCTGCGGCCGGCGATCACGGCTGTTCCTCGACCGTCGTGGTCTCGGTGGCCGTCGTGGTCTCGGTGGTCGTCTCGGTCGTGGTCTCGGTGGCCGTGGTGGTCTCGGTGGCCGTGGTGGTCTCGGTCGGCACCGTGGTGGTCGCAGTGACGGTCTGGGTCACCGTGCGTGTCGGTGTGGTGGCCGGCGGCGGGGCCACCGCGCGGGAGGTGGTGGTCAGCGGGGTCAGCGACGGCTCGCCGGTGGTGGGTTCGTCGCCGGCCACCAGCCGCACCAGCCCGTAGACGACCAGCGCGACCAGCAGCGCGCCGACGGCACCGAACGCCACCAGCGCCGCGGGTTTGCGGTACCAGGGCTGCTCGGGGTCCTGCTGGTATCCCTGCCCGTAACCCGGGTCCCCGTAGGGCTGGCCCTGCGTCTGGTCGTAGCCCTGACCCGGATCGCCGTAGCCGCCGTAGGC
The window above is part of the Mycolicibacterium hassiacum DSM 44199 genome. Proteins encoded here:
- a CDS encoding dynamin-like GTPase family protein encodes the protein MSTSDHVRAILGATIRAYRADPAYRNRPDVHHGLELIGRRLNEPIRIALAGTLKAGKSTLVNALVGEEIAPTDATEATRIVTWFRHGPVPKVTANHRDGRRSNVPIGRNGGLTFDFADLDADDIVDLEVEWPAPELVNATIIDTPGTSSLSRDVSERTLRLLVPGDGVPRVDAVVFLLRTLNAADIALLKQIGELVGGSAGALGVIGVASRADEIGAGRIDAMLSAKDVATRFTRELEQTGICQAVVPVSGLLALTARTLRQSEFVALEKLAGVDPVELHKAMLSADRFVREDSTLPVDAPTRAALLNRFGMFGIRIAIAVLRAGVNDSVALADELLERSGLVALRDVIDQQFAQRSDLLKAHTALVSLRRFVQNYPIYATPRIIADIDPLLADTHAFEELRLLSQLRSRPTTLNEDEMASLRRIIGGSGTDAASRLGLGPEAPYDGPRAAFAAAQRWRRRAEHPLNDPFTTRACRAAARSAEALVAEFAARNRTF